A section of the Chryseobacterium scophthalmum genome encodes:
- a CDS encoding SDR family oxidoreductase, with protein MNLYTQPMLREDALKDKVAIVTGGGSGLGKAMTKYFLQLGAKVVITSRNLEKLQVTAKELEDETGGKVLCVACDVRNWDEVEAMKEATLKEFGKIDILLNNAAGNFISPTERLTHSAFDSILDIVLKGTKNCTLSIGKHWIDSKTPGTVLNIVTTYAWTGSAYVVPSACAKAGVLAMTRSLAVEWAKYGIRFNAIAPGPFPTKGAWDRLLPGDLQEKFDMRKKVPLRRVGEHQELANLAAYLVSDYSAYMNGEVVTIDGGEWLQGAGEFNMLEDIPQEMWDALEAMIKAKKSN; from the coding sequence ATGAATCTTTATACACAACCAATGTTGCGTGAAGACGCTCTAAAAGATAAAGTTGCTATTGTTACAGGAGGCGGAAGCGGTCTTGGAAAAGCAATGACCAAATATTTCCTGCAATTAGGCGCAAAAGTGGTGATCACTTCCAGAAATTTGGAAAAGCTTCAGGTTACTGCAAAAGAACTGGAAGATGAAACGGGAGGAAAAGTACTTTGTGTAGCTTGTGACGTAAGAAATTGGGATGAGGTTGAAGCGATGAAAGAAGCCACTTTAAAAGAATTCGGGAAAATTGATATTCTATTGAATAATGCAGCCGGAAATTTTATTTCGCCTACAGAAAGATTGACGCATTCTGCTTTCGATTCTATTTTAGATATTGTTTTAAAAGGAACAAAAAACTGTACACTTTCTATCGGAAAACATTGGATAGATTCAAAAACTCCGGGAACAGTTTTAAATATCGTAACAACTTATGCTTGGACAGGTTCTGCATACGTTGTTCCATCAGCTTGTGCAAAAGCAGGCGTTTTAGCGATGACGAGAAGTTTAGCAGTTGAGTGGGCAAAATATGGAATCCGTTTTAATGCGATTGCTCCGGGACCATTTCCTACAAAAGGAGCTTGGGACAGATTACTTCCGGGAGATCTGCAGGAAAAATTTGATATGAGAAAAAAAGTTCCGTTGAGAAGAGTAGGAGAACATCAGGAATTGGCAAATCTTGCTGCGTATCTGGTTTCAGATTATTCAGCTTATATGAATGGAGAAGTCGTTACAATCGATGGTGGAGAATGGCTTCAGGGTGCGGGTGAATTTAATATGCTCGAAGATATTCCGCAGGAAATGTGGGATGCTTTGGAAGCAATGATTAAAGCAAAAAAATCGAATTAA
- a CDS encoding DUF1573 domain-containing protein codes for MKNLKITALLAVLAFSPFYANVFPVTPVSIVKKVAEAAKWKSETIDVGKIPQGKPKIIRFEFTNTSSQPIMIDKVAPSCGCTTADYTKTKILPGKTGFVEASYNAAAEGPFSKSITVTMSDNQNPKVLSFKGTVVK; via the coding sequence ATGAAAAATTTAAAAATTACAGCGCTTCTTGCGGTTTTAGCATTCTCTCCGTTTTATGCAAATGTATTTCCGGTAACTCCAGTTTCAATTGTTAAAAAAGTAGCAGAAGCTGCAAAATGGAAATCAGAAACTATTGATGTAGGAAAAATTCCACAAGGGAAACCAAAAATCATCAGATTTGAATTCACCAATACATCGTCACAGCCAATTATGATTGATAAAGTTGCGCCTTCATGCGGATGTACAACTGCTGATTATACAAAAACTAAAATTTTACCAGGAAAAACAGGATTTGTTGAAGCAAGTTACAATGCCGCAGCTGAAGGTCCGTTTTCAAAGTCAATTACAGTGACAATGAGTGACAACCAAAACCCAAAAGTACTTTCTTTTAAAGGCACTGTTGTGAAGTAA
- a CDS encoding sensor histidine kinase, with protein sequence MEIKKLNIIISLGLVAIIGILIAQLMWTKQAYNLEDRKFNQKVNIALMEVVDKMTEGKSSFTENPVQIIANDYYVVNINNEFHPAVLEHYLKTEFTRFQINTDYVYALYNCHSDQMMYGKYMTSHQEEPSEKVIQFPKHKNLTYYFSIRFPDKTTYLISSLRFWYLLTFALIIILLVYVYSIYTIIQQKKFSELQRDFINNMTHEFKTPLSSILLASEALNKQEVVQKNPKLKTYTSIIINQSFKLNNHIEKILNIAKNDASGLSLKPQKIILKPFIEEIAETIKQKNENISIQIDIENDTSILADEFHFTNIVYNLLDNSIKYCETKPEILISSVKDSKGLYLKFKDNGMGIPAKNINHIFDKFYRVPDNNSDEINGFGLGLFYVKKIVQQHNWKISVENNADKGITITLFFPF encoded by the coding sequence ATGGAAATTAAAAAACTCAATATTATTATAAGCCTTGGATTGGTTGCTATCATTGGAATTTTGATAGCTCAACTTATGTGGACCAAACAAGCTTATAATCTTGAGGACAGAAAATTTAATCAGAAAGTAAACATCGCTCTAATGGAGGTTGTTGACAAAATGACTGAAGGCAAATCATCTTTCACAGAAAATCCGGTACAAATTATTGCGAATGATTATTATGTTGTTAATATCAATAACGAATTTCATCCCGCAGTTCTTGAGCATTATCTAAAAACAGAATTTACAAGATTTCAAATTAATACAGATTATGTTTACGCTTTGTACAATTGTCACAGCGACCAGATGATGTATGGAAAATACATGACCAGTCATCAGGAAGAGCCCAGTGAAAAGGTAATTCAGTTTCCGAAACATAAAAATCTTACGTATTATTTTTCGATCCGTTTCCCCGATAAAACCACTTACCTGATTAGCTCTTTGCGTTTTTGGTATCTTCTGACCTTTGCACTGATCATTATTCTTCTCGTTTATGTTTATTCAATTTATACAATTATTCAACAGAAGAAGTTTTCAGAATTACAGCGCGATTTTATCAACAATATGACGCATGAGTTTAAAACTCCTTTATCATCAATATTATTGGCTTCGGAAGCACTTAACAAACAGGAAGTCGTGCAAAAAAACCCCAAGTTGAAAACCTACACATCAATTATCATTAATCAAAGTTTTAAACTGAATAATCATATTGAAAAAATATTGAATATTGCAAAAAATGATGCTTCAGGATTATCATTAAAACCTCAGAAAATCATTTTGAAACCGTTTATTGAGGAGATTGCAGAAACTATTAAACAGAAAAATGAAAACATTTCAATTCAGATAGATATTGAAAATGATACTTCAATTTTAGCAGACGAATTTCATTTTACCAATATCGTTTACAATCTTTTAGATAACTCTATTAAATATTGTGAAACAAAACCTGAAATTCTTATTTCTTCGGTGAAAGATTCAAAAGGCTTATATTTAAAGTTTAAAGACAACGGAATGGGCATTCCTGCGAAAAACATCAATCATATTTTTGATAAATTTTACAGAGTACCCGACAATAATAGTGACGAAATCAACGGGTTTGGACTTGGATTATTTTATGTAAAAAAAATCGTTCAGCAGCATAACTGGAAAATATCAGTTGAAAACAATGCAGATAAAGGCATCACCATTACTCTGTTTTTTCCGTTTTAA
- a CDS encoding response regulator transcription factor: MDKSKILYAEDDETIAFLIQDSLENYYEIEHCSDGKSAFETFNTKDFDICLLDIMMPEMNGFDLAQKIRDKNAEIPIIFTSAKALKEDRIKGLKIGADDYLVKPFSIEELILKIEIFLKRSKKTESFPQKHKVGKYNFDPKNYTLNDTQNTITLTQRESDLLLYFIRHKNTVLKRQDILKAIWGDDDYFMGRSLDVFISRLRKVFADENTVTIENIHGIGFRFSEKV; this comes from the coding sequence ATGGATAAATCTAAAATTCTATACGCAGAAGATGATGAAACCATAGCTTTTCTGATTCAGGACAGTTTGGAAAATTATTATGAAATAGAACATTGCTCAGACGGAAAATCAGCGTTTGAAACTTTCAATACCAAAGATTTTGATATTTGTTTACTTGATATTATGATGCCCGAAATGAACGGTTTCGATTTAGCACAAAAAATAAGAGATAAAAACGCCGAAATCCCAATCATTTTCACTTCTGCTAAAGCTTTAAAAGAAGATCGGATTAAAGGTTTAAAGATCGGAGCAGATGATTATTTAGTGAAACCTTTCAGCATCGAAGAGCTCATTTTAAAAATTGAAATTTTCCTGAAACGTTCTAAGAAAACGGAGAGTTTTCCACAAAAACATAAAGTTGGGAAATACAATTTCGACCCTAAAAACTATACTTTAAACGATACCCAAAATACCATAACCCTCACCCAAAGAGAATCTGATTTGCTTTTGTATTTTATTCGTCATAAAAATACCGTTCTCAAAAGACAGGATATTTTGAAGGCAATCTGGGGCGATGATGATTATTTTATGGGACGAAGTCTAGATGTTTTTATTTCAAGACTGAGAAAAGTTTTTGCCGATGAAAATACCGTTACGATAGAAAACATTCACGGAATTGGTTTTCGATTTTCGGAGAAAGTTTAA
- a CDS encoding GH92 family glycosyl hydrolase yields the protein MKNPTTIPFLFFLFFGLNIKAQKSEKLVQYVNPLIGTEKMGHTYPGATAPFGAIQLSPETDTISYEMNGKYNGDVYKYCAGYRYEDKTIVGFSSTHFSGTGHSDLGDFLVMPTVGKLQLNPGTATNPESGYRSRFSHANETAEAGYYKVKLDDHNILAELTSTTRVGLHRYTFPKSDQSHIILDLMAGIYNYDGKNVWTYVRVENGNTITGYRQTNGWARTRTVYFAMKFSKPFKSYGQKNYDGKQVYGGFWRKFDQTKNFPEIAGKNLKMYFDFDTNENEAIEVKLAISPVSQANALENLEKETGNLSFDQVKAQTQEIWNKELNKIVIKGSETEKTNFYTAMYHTFINPTTYTDVNGEYKGLDQNIHKAEGFTNYTTFSLWDTYRALHPFFNIIQPKKNGDMVKSMMAHYDQFSMKMLPIWSHYANDNWCMSGYHSVSVVADAIIKGNYNGDAKAALKACVETANKRDYEGIGYYIDKGYIPAEKSGTSVSNTLEYAYDDWAIAQLAKHLGETEIYNQFIKRSENWKNNFDKTVGFMRPRLADGSFKKDFNALSTHGQGFIEGNSWNYSFFVPQNPDELIKMMGGKKKFASKLDELFTMHLPDEFFADTEDITREGIIGGYVHGNEPAHHVAYFYNWAGQPWKTQAQIRRILEMQYKATPDGLGGNDDTGQMSAWYILSSLGFYPVAPGSEDYAIGSPAIDHAVLNLENGKTFEIEAINQSAKNVYVEKILLNGKEIKNFTLKHSDIMNGGKLSFYMSSKPRK from the coding sequence ATGAAAAATCCTACTACTATTCCTTTTCTATTCTTTTTATTTTTTGGACTAAATATTAAAGCTCAAAAATCCGAAAAACTGGTTCAATATGTCAATCCGTTAATCGGTACAGAAAAAATGGGACACACTTATCCCGGTGCAACTGCACCTTTTGGAGCCATTCAGCTCAGTCCGGAAACTGATACAATTTCCTACGAAATGAATGGAAAATACAACGGTGATGTTTATAAATATTGTGCGGGTTATCGATACGAAGACAAAACGATTGTTGGTTTCAGCTCAACCCATTTTAGCGGAACCGGACATTCTGATTTGGGAGATTTTCTCGTAATGCCAACTGTGGGAAAACTGCAATTGAATCCCGGAACAGCAACAAATCCTGAAAGTGGTTACAGAAGCAGATTTTCACATGCAAATGAAACCGCAGAAGCTGGATATTACAAAGTAAAGTTAGACGATCACAATATTTTAGCCGAATTAACTTCTACAACAAGAGTCGGACTTCATCGTTATACTTTCCCGAAATCTGACCAATCTCACATTATTTTAGATTTGATGGCCGGAATTTACAATTATGATGGTAAAAATGTCTGGACTTATGTTCGCGTAGAAAACGGAAATACGATTACCGGTTATCGACAGACCAACGGCTGGGCAAGAACAAGAACGGTTTATTTTGCAATGAAATTTTCAAAGCCATTTAAATCTTACGGTCAGAAAAATTATGATGGAAAACAGGTTTACGGTGGATTTTGGAGAAAATTTGATCAGACGAAAAACTTCCCGGAAATCGCAGGAAAAAATCTGAAAATGTATTTTGATTTTGATACGAATGAAAATGAAGCGATTGAGGTTAAGCTTGCAATTTCACCGGTAAGTCAAGCGAATGCTTTAGAAAACTTAGAAAAAGAGACTGGAAACTTATCTTTTGACCAAGTGAAAGCACAAACACAGGAAATTTGGAATAAAGAATTAAATAAAATCGTCATTAAAGGTTCTGAAACAGAAAAAACGAATTTTTATACGGCAATGTATCATACGTTTATCAATCCTACGACATACACTGATGTGAACGGAGAGTATAAAGGTTTAGACCAAAATATTCATAAAGCGGAAGGTTTTACTAATTATACAACGTTTTCACTTTGGGATACCTATCGTGCGCTTCATCCTTTCTTCAATATTATTCAACCGAAAAAAAATGGTGACATGGTGAAATCGATGATGGCACATTACGATCAGTTTTCTATGAAAATGTTGCCAATTTGGTCGCATTATGCGAATGACAATTGGTGTATGAGTGGTTATCATAGCGTAAGTGTAGTTGCAGATGCGATTATTAAAGGAAATTATAACGGTGATGCAAAAGCTGCTTTAAAAGCCTGTGTAGAAACTGCCAATAAAAGAGATTATGAAGGAATCGGATATTACATTGATAAAGGATATATTCCTGCTGAGAAAAGTGGCACTTCGGTTTCAAATACTTTAGAATATGCCTACGACGATTGGGCAATTGCTCAATTGGCGAAACATTTAGGCGAAACAGAAATTTACAATCAATTCATCAAACGTTCTGAAAACTGGAAAAATAATTTTGATAAAACAGTAGGATTTATGCGTCCTCGTTTGGCAGATGGAAGTTTTAAGAAAGATTTTAATGCATTAAGTACGCACGGACAAGGTTTTATCGAAGGAAATTCGTGGAACTACAGTTTCTTTGTTCCCCAAAATCCGGACGAATTAATTAAAATGATGGGTGGAAAGAAAAAATTTGCTTCAAAATTGGATGAATTGTTCACCATGCATTTACCAGACGAGTTTTTTGCCGATACCGAAGACATTACTCGAGAAGGAATTATCGGAGGATATGTCCATGGAAACGAACCGGCTCATCATGTTGCCTATTTCTACAATTGGGCGGGGCAACCTTGGAAAACTCAGGCACAAATCAGAAGAATTTTGGAAATGCAATACAAAGCGACACCCGATGGATTGGGCGGAAACGACGATACCGGGCAAATGAGTGCATGGTATATTTTGAGTTCGCTTGGCTTTTATCCTGTTGCTCCAGGTTCAGAAGATTATGCCATTGGAAGTCCGGCAATTGATCATGCTGTTTTGAATTTGGAAAACGGAAAAACTTTTGAAATTGAAGCTATTAATCAAAGTGCAAAGAATGTCTATGTTGAAAAAATTCTATTGAATGGAAAGGAAATTAAAAACTTTACATTAAAACATTCTGATATTATGAATGGAGGGAAATTGAGTTTTTATATGTCTTCTAAACCTAGAAAATAG